Proteins from a single region of Bos indicus isolate NIAB-ARS_2022 breed Sahiwal x Tharparkar chromosome 6, NIAB-ARS_B.indTharparkar_mat_pri_1.0, whole genome shotgun sequence:
- the RASL11B gene encoding ras-like protein family member 11B — MRLIQNMCTIAEYPAPGSAAAADCCLGAAGRRLVKIAVVGASGVGKTALVVRFLTKRFIGDYERNAGNLYTRQVQIEGETLAIQVQDTPGIQVHENGLSCTEQLNRCIRWADAVVIVFSITDYKSYELTSQLHQHVQQLHLGTRLPVVVVANKADLLHIKQVDPQLGLQLASMLGCSFYEVSVSENDNDVYNAFHVLCKEVSHKQQPSGTPEKRRTSLIPRPKSPNMQDLKRRFKQALSAKVRTVTSV, encoded by the exons ATGCGCCTTATTCAGAACATGTGCACCATCGCCGAGTACCCCGCCCCGGGCAGCGCAGCCGCAGCCGATTGCTGCCTGGGGGCCGCGGGCCGCCGCCTGGTCAAGATCGCCGTAGTGGGCGCCAGTGGCGTGGGCAAGACTG CTCTCGTGGTCAGGTTCCTCACCAAACGATTCATCGGCGACTATGAAAGAAATGCAG GTAATCTCTATACCAGACAAGTCCAAATAGAAGGTGAAACCCTGGCTATTCAGGTTCAAGACACTCCAGGTATTCAG GTCCACGAGAATGGCCTGAGCTGCACTGAGCAGCTAAACAGGTGCATCCGCTGGGCAGACGCCGTGGTGATTGTCTTCTCCATCACTGACTACAAGAGCTATGAGCTCACCAGCCAGCTTCACCAGCACGTGCAGCAGCTGCACCTGGGCACCCGGCTGCCCGTGGTGGTCGTGGCCAACAAGGCCGACCTGCTACACATCAAGCAGGTGGACCCTCAGCttggactgcagctggccagcATGCTGGGCTGCTCCTTCTATGAGGTGTCCGTCAGCGAGAATGACAATGACGTCTACAACGCTTTCCACGTGCTGTGCAAAGAAGTGAGTCACAAACAGCAGCCCAGTGGCACGCCAGAGAAGCGACGGACCTCCCTCATCCCTCGGCCCAAGTCCCCCAACATGCAGGACCTGAAGAGGAGGTTCAAGCAAGCCCTCTCGGCCAAAGTCAGGACTGTCACCTCCGTCTGA